In one window of Natrinema halophilum DNA:
- a CDS encoding AbrB/MazE/SpoVT family DNA-binding domain-containing protein produces MSSNTSSNGEERVVSVTEKGQATIPKQLREKHGIPAPGRVKFVENEDGEIVVRPVGSMREFRGLERDGDDERPATAVLREERERDKQRDDDVVERFSRDTEDQ; encoded by the coding sequence ATGTCAAGTAATACTTCGTCTAATGGTGAGGAGCGTGTCGTTTCCGTCACGGAAAAGGGCCAGGCGACGATCCCCAAACAACTCCGGGAGAAACACGGGATTCCTGCGCCAGGACGAGTCAAATTTGTCGAGAATGAGGATGGAGAAATCGTTGTCCGTCCAGTCGGCTCAATGCGGGAATTCCGCGGTCTTGAGCGCGATGGCGACGACGAACGTCCCGCGACTGCAGTACTTCGTGAAGAACGTGAGCGTGACAAGCAACGGGATGATGATGTTGTAGAGCGTTTCTCCCGTGACACGGAGGATCAATGA
- a CDS encoding PadR family transcriptional regulator, with protein MDDLTGFQRDLLHTIAGTEQPSGQDVKEEIETYYESEINHGQLYPNLDTIVNKDLVEKGQLDRRTNYYDITDKGLKQLQERREWESQYVDF; from the coding sequence ATGGATGATCTGACTGGCTTCCAGCGAGACCTCCTGCATACAATTGCAGGCACTGAACAGCCTTCAGGCCAGGACGTGAAAGAAGAAATAGAAACATATTACGAGTCAGAAATAAATCATGGGCAGCTCTACCCCAACCTCGACACAATCGTCAACAAAGACTTAGTCGAGAAAGGGCAACTGGATCGCCGTACTAACTACTACGATATTACTGACAAGGGTCTCAAGCAACTGCAGGAGCGGCGAGAGTGGGAGTCACAGTACGTCGATTTTTAA
- a CDS encoding ATP-binding protein, with amino-acid sequence MESWKEIGTNARWKQAIMGLGTLYVILGLGWAYVEITQGTPLTNALILSVFIAGPGTIVLYGGYRLPQTEIAPKFYSTIMAWCLGGIGVMVSLLTLYHIQPAASISNPVRAVLIISAFVLVPSFAGGFNDSRAKSNAFVLDRTVDLLHKSEQIADVGGWEINPETMDVYWTQHLFEILDEPYAEEPPVDQALDIYHEDDRPVIENAIEAALEAGQPVDEEVRFRTSTGQVRWLRVQGVPETDGGDVVSLRGAAQDITERKERERELQNVRERMELALDATDAVVWDWNVETDEASFYPSAESLYGTTVEDWDDFIEIIHVEDREKAQEAIERSLETGEPKDEEIRIVRDGKTRWIEAPGHPVEGDDGATRMIGVARDITERKTYEQKLEESNERLEQFAYAASHDLQEPLRMVSSYLQLIERRYGDALDDDGEEFLEFAVDGAERMREMIDGLLVYSRVETEGEPLGPVDLNKVVADVRDNLEMQITESDADIEVDELPRVLGDENQLRQVFQNLLSNAIEYSKDEPPQVHVSADRNSSMWEVSVQDEGIGIPPDEQDRIFEVFQRLQSQNDHEGSGIGLALVERIIERHGGEIWVDSESGEGSTFSFTLRAEDTHDERVRPFRTG; translated from the coding sequence ATGGAGTCCTGGAAGGAAATTGGGACCAATGCTCGCTGGAAGCAGGCTATCATGGGCCTTGGTACTCTCTATGTCATCCTTGGACTCGGATGGGCATACGTGGAGATCACGCAAGGCACACCACTTACAAACGCTCTGATTCTCTCTGTTTTTATTGCCGGGCCTGGTACTATCGTCCTCTATGGTGGCTATCGGTTGCCACAAACAGAGATCGCTCCGAAATTCTACTCCACAATCATGGCCTGGTGTCTCGGGGGTATCGGGGTCATGGTCAGCCTTCTAACGCTCTACCACATCCAACCTGCCGCGAGTATCAGTAACCCCGTTCGGGCAGTTCTCATAATTTCGGCGTTCGTGCTCGTCCCCTCGTTCGCCGGGGGATTCAACGATTCTCGGGCCAAATCAAACGCCTTCGTACTCGACCGGACGGTCGATCTTCTCCATAAATCAGAGCAAATCGCGGACGTCGGTGGCTGGGAGATCAACCCCGAGACGATGGATGTCTACTGGACCCAGCATCTCTTCGAGATTCTGGATGAACCCTACGCCGAAGAACCACCAGTAGACCAGGCCCTCGACATCTACCACGAGGACGACCGACCGGTCATCGAGAACGCGATCGAAGCCGCACTCGAGGCAGGCCAGCCCGTCGATGAGGAGGTGCGATTCCGGACGTCCACGGGCCAAGTTCGATGGCTCCGAGTCCAAGGCGTCCCAGAGACAGATGGCGGTGACGTCGTTTCCCTCCGCGGGGCGGCCCAAGACATCACCGAGCGTAAGGAACGTGAGCGTGAACTCCAGAACGTCCGAGAGCGCATGGAGTTGGCTCTCGACGCAACCGACGCGGTCGTCTGGGACTGGAACGTCGAGACTGACGAGGCTTCATTCTACCCGTCGGCGGAGTCGCTGTACGGAACGACGGTGGAGGACTGGGATGACTTTATCGAAATCATCCATGTAGAGGACAGGGAGAAGGCACAGGAGGCCATCGAACGATCCCTGGAGACCGGCGAACCGAAAGACGAGGAGATCCGCATCGTCCGGGATGGTAAGACTCGATGGATTGAAGCCCCAGGCCACCCCGTAGAGGGCGATGATGGCGCCACGCGGATGATCGGCGTGGCTCGCGACATCACCGAGCGCAAGACTTACGAGCAGAAACTCGAGGAATCTAACGAGCGGCTTGAACAGTTCGCCTACGCCGCGTCTCACGACCTTCAGGAGCCACTTCGGATGGTCTCGAGTTATCTCCAGTTAATCGAGCGTCGGTACGGCGATGCGCTCGACGACGACGGTGAAGAGTTCCTCGAATTCGCCGTCGACGGGGCCGAACGCATGCGTGAGATGATCGACGGGTTGCTGGTGTACTCACGCGTTGAGACCGAAGGGGAGCCGCTCGGACCGGTTGATCTCAATAAAGTGGTTGCAGACGTCCGGGACAATCTCGAGATGCAGATCACCGAAAGTGATGCCGACATAGAGGTCGATGAGTTGCCTCGTGTGCTTGGGGACGAGAATCAGTTGCGTCAAGTGTTCCAGAACTTGCTGAGCAATGCAATAGAGTACAGCAAGGACGAGCCGCCGCAGGTCCATGTTTCCGCCGATCGGAACAGTTCGATGTGGGAAGTGTCGGTTCAAGACGAAGGAATCGGAATTCCGCCTGACGAGCAAGATCGGATCTTCGAGGTGTTCCAGCGCCTCCAGTCCCAGAACGACCACGAAGGCTCGGGCATTGGCCTGGCACTGGTCGAGCGGATCATCGAACGCCACGGTGGCGAGATCTGGGTCGATTCCGAATCTGGCGAGGGATCGACGTTCTCATTTACACTTCGTGCCGAGGATACCCATGACGAGCGAGTTCGACCATTCCGAACCGGCTGA
- a CDS encoding helix-turn-helix domain-containing protein, producing the protein MAQAEEQQSGDALLTLEIWHPDCWTLEVTDEAPASLLAQTVFNAADGRVKGHFTVYGDSTEDIDRLVQTAAESRLTHSVTEMQNQYGVNQNRAPPGNATRELLVEYDPENTISDALASHGFIQEGPVRVQNGTEYWSVFVSDDDRDRLNERLDDIRDSHDAEITVTKIASQSSSGGNIIDRIALLSERQREIFELACRHDYYAWPREVTTRELADEAGVSKTTLLEHLRKAEAKLLDPAIDEATDSL; encoded by the coding sequence ATGGCACAGGCAGAGGAGCAACAATCAGGTGATGCGTTGCTCACGCTGGAGATATGGCATCCCGACTGCTGGACACTGGAGGTAACCGACGAAGCCCCAGCGAGTCTACTCGCACAGACGGTTTTCAACGCGGCGGATGGACGCGTCAAGGGTCACTTCACAGTATACGGTGATTCGACCGAAGACATCGATCGCTTGGTACAGACCGCTGCCGAATCCAGGTTGACCCACTCGGTTACCGAGATGCAAAACCAGTACGGCGTCAATCAAAACCGCGCGCCTCCGGGCAACGCGACCCGTGAGCTGCTCGTCGAGTACGACCCGGAGAACACGATCAGCGATGCGCTAGCCTCCCACGGGTTCATCCAAGAAGGCCCCGTCCGAGTCCAAAATGGGACCGAATACTGGTCAGTCTTCGTCTCCGACGACGATAGGGATCGCCTCAACGAGCGTCTCGACGACATCCGGGACTCTCACGACGCCGAGATCACTGTTACCAAAATCGCCTCTCAGAGCAGCTCTGGTGGCAACATCATCGACAGGATCGCGCTTCTCTCGGAGCGGCAGCGCGAGATTTTCGAACTTGCCTGTAGACATGACTACTACGCGTGGCCGCGCGAAGTCACGACCCGCGAGCTTGCCGACGAGGCGGGGGTTTCCAAGACGACGCTGCTCGAACACCTCCGTAAAGCGGAGGCCAAGCTCCTCGATCCGGCGATCGATGAGGCCACTGATTCCCTTTAA
- a CDS encoding helix-turn-helix domain-containing protein — translation MSRTSNRADGDIVRDFLSVADLLGEPQLAQLYAYLAREGEATVQDVMDDLEFAQGTAYSYVNRLVDAGVVDVTQDEQPRRYAVRQIDLTVTTAAGDREYTITPALIDAVGRRETNADIDTYIDRHGVAGLATALTYAVARERGEVTHRLMADDLDISPLAAEMILQALRPVVHEYHDIEASGASLDELDIDDGDAANDA, via the coding sequence GTGTCACGCACTTCAAACCGGGCCGACGGCGACATTGTTCGCGACTTCCTCTCAGTCGCGGATCTCCTCGGAGAGCCACAGCTCGCCCAGCTGTACGCGTATCTTGCCCGCGAGGGTGAAGCGACAGTCCAAGACGTGATGGATGACCTCGAGTTCGCCCAGGGGACGGCCTACAGCTACGTCAACCGGCTCGTCGACGCCGGCGTCGTCGACGTCACGCAGGACGAGCAGCCCCGTCGGTACGCCGTCCGCCAGATCGACCTGACCGTGACGACGGCCGCGGGCGACCGCGAGTACACGATCACGCCGGCGCTCATCGACGCAGTCGGCCGTCGCGAGACGAACGCCGACATCGACACCTACATCGACCGCCACGGTGTCGCCGGCCTCGCGACGGCGCTGACCTATGCGGTCGCCCGCGAGCGCGGCGAGGTGACCCACCGGCTGATGGCGGATGATCTCGACATCTCGCCGCTGGCCGCAGAGATGATTCTACAGGCGCTCAGGCCCGTCGTCCACGAGTATCACGACATCGAGGCATCGGGCGCGTCGCTCGACGAGCTGGATATCGACGACGGCGATGCGGCCAACGACGCGTGA
- a CDS encoding ATP-binding protein, which yields MDQFVNRIDELDRLQTLYESGIAELAIIYGRRQIGKSELVRQSIADRDDAVYYQAVQGTATTQLKRFVEAAASTYPDITAVKEEWEPLLTYLTDRDAVIVIDEFPYLIESNEGLPSVIQHLWDTAIDESQATLVLTGSAIGMIHIHVLDGGAPLYGRVSQTPNGRLELTQLPFRSIQEFVPTYDPEERVFVYGVFGGTPRYLSPLDPSQNLGENITRLLCDPDGPLHDEPETVLQMELNEVNTYFSVLESMASGNRSRNEIAQGAGIESTNTSYYFDRLETLQIEKHHPALADPARSKRTRYQIRDPVFRFYFRYLYGRGGQYELYGENAYADLIEPELPDFVSETFESLCHQAVPALYADYQLTQVPSQWWYKGQEVDVVAPTDESTLIAGEAKFTNTPLGYDVLADLEDDVEQIDWTPTGGGEQTYEFALFSRSGFKRSVEEAADERDDLRLFDLADIVAILESKADQ from the coding sequence ATGGACCAGTTCGTCAATCGTATCGATGAACTCGATCGGTTGCAGACCCTCTATGAGAGTGGTATTGCAGAACTCGCAATCATCTATGGGCGCCGCCAGATCGGCAAGAGTGAACTCGTCCGCCAATCGATTGCCGACCGCGACGATGCCGTGTACTATCAGGCAGTCCAAGGGACAGCGACGACACAGCTCAAGCGATTCGTCGAGGCAGCAGCGTCGACCTATCCAGATATCACGGCCGTCAAAGAGGAATGGGAACCGCTCTTAACGTACCTCACCGACAGAGACGCCGTCATCGTCATCGACGAATTTCCGTACCTCATCGAATCGAACGAGGGACTTCCCTCGGTCATTCAACATCTGTGGGATACAGCTATCGACGAGAGTCAGGCGACACTCGTACTCACAGGCTCTGCAATCGGCATGATCCATATCCACGTCCTCGATGGCGGTGCGCCACTCTACGGACGGGTATCCCAGACACCGAATGGCCGCCTCGAACTCACCCAGCTGCCGTTTCGCTCCATCCAAGAGTTCGTGCCGACGTACGATCCCGAAGAACGGGTGTTCGTTTATGGCGTCTTCGGCGGTACACCCCGATATCTCAGCCCACTCGATCCATCACAGAACCTCGGGGAGAACATCACGCGGCTGCTGTGCGACCCGGATGGCCCACTCCACGACGAGCCCGAAACCGTCCTCCAGATGGAACTCAACGAGGTAAATACGTACTTCTCCGTACTGGAATCGATGGCCAGCGGGAACCGCAGTCGAAACGAGATCGCCCAGGGAGCCGGCATCGAGAGCACCAACACGTCGTACTACTTTGACCGGCTGGAAACGCTCCAGATCGAGAAACACCATCCAGCACTCGCCGACCCGGCACGTAGCAAGCGGACCCGATACCAGATTCGGGATCCCGTGTTCCGGTTTTATTTCCGGTATCTCTACGGCCGCGGGGGACAGTACGAACTCTACGGCGAGAACGCCTATGCGGATCTCATCGAACCGGAATTGCCCGACTTCGTCAGCGAAACGTTCGAATCGCTCTGTCACCAGGCAGTGCCGGCGCTCTATGCAGACTACCAGCTCACACAGGTGCCAAGCCAGTGGTGGTACAAGGGCCAGGAAGTAGATGTCGTCGCACCAACTGACGAGTCAACGCTGATCGCTGGCGAAGCGAAATTTACCAACACCCCCCTCGGCTATGACGTGCTCGCGGACCTCGAAGACGATGTGGAGCAAATCGATTGGACACCCACCGGAGGTGGTGAACAGACGTATGAATTCGCCTTGTTCAGCCGCTCTGGGTTCAAACGCTCCGTCGAGGAAGCTGCAGACGAGCGTGATGATCTCCGGCTATTCGATCTCGCCGATATCGTTGCCATTCTCGAGAGTAAAGCCGACCAGTAA
- a CDS encoding aldehyde dehydrogenase family protein, whose translation MSQTVDSDVHRNYIGGEWSHSDGTETFESENPATGESLATFQRSTEADVDRALAAAEDAFEDWRELSHIDRAEYLWDIYHELRERTDELGEIVTKECGKEISEGRADVIEAYHMVEWAAANARHPHGDVVPSEIAAKDAYMRRKPRGVVGCVTPWNFPVAIPFWHMAVSLVEGNTVVWKPAEQTPWCAQIVAEMFEDAGIPDGVFNMVQGFGDAGAALTDDERVDTVLFTGSAEVGHQIADKVGGEPGKLAACEMGGKNGIIVADDADLDTAVHSAVMSSFKTTGQRCVSSERVIVHEDVYDEFKERFVEVAENVAVGDPLDEDTFMGPAIEGEHVEKIQRYNELARHEGANVLVDRTELDAAEIPDGHEYGHWVGPFVYEIDYDSELRCLQEECFGPHVALLEYSGDVDQAIDIHNDTDYGLAGAIISEDYRKIHQFRDYAEIGLAYANLPCIGAEVHLPFGGVKQSGNGYPSAREVIEAVTERTAFTLNNSNDIEMAQGLSADITTQDS comes from the coding sequence ATGAGTCAAACAGTCGACTCGGACGTCCACCGGAACTACATTGGCGGCGAATGGTCCCACAGCGATGGCACTGAGACCTTCGAGAGCGAGAACCCAGCAACGGGCGAGTCGCTCGCGACGTTCCAGCGGAGCACCGAAGCGGACGTCGACCGAGCACTGGCCGCCGCCGAGGACGCGTTCGAGGACTGGCGGGAACTGTCGCACATCGACCGGGCGGAGTATCTCTGGGACATCTACCACGAACTCCGCGAGCGGACGGACGAACTCGGCGAAATAGTCACCAAGGAGTGCGGTAAGGAGATCAGCGAGGGGCGGGCCGACGTAATCGAGGCGTACCACATGGTGGAGTGGGCTGCCGCTAACGCTCGCCACCCCCACGGGGACGTCGTACCCAGCGAGATCGCGGCGAAGGACGCCTATATGCGCCGGAAGCCCCGCGGCGTCGTCGGCTGCGTCACGCCCTGGAACTTCCCGGTGGCGATCCCGTTCTGGCACATGGCCGTCTCGCTCGTGGAGGGCAACACCGTCGTCTGGAAGCCTGCCGAACAGACGCCCTGGTGTGCCCAGATCGTCGCCGAGATGTTCGAGGACGCCGGTATCCCCGACGGCGTCTTCAACATGGTGCAGGGCTTCGGCGACGCCGGGGCGGCGCTCACCGACGACGAACGAGTCGACACGGTCCTGTTCACGGGGTCCGCCGAAGTCGGTCACCAGATCGCCGACAAGGTCGGAGGCGAACCGGGGAAACTGGCGGCCTGCGAGATGGGCGGCAAAAACGGGATCATCGTCGCTGACGACGCCGATCTCGATACCGCCGTCCACAGCGCCGTCATGTCCTCGTTCAAGACGACTGGCCAGCGCTGTGTCTCCTCCGAACGGGTGATCGTTCACGAGGACGTATACGATGAATTCAAGGAACGCTTCGTCGAAGTAGCCGAAAACGTTGCCGTGGGTGACCCGCTCGACGAAGACACGTTCATGGGTCCCGCTATCGAAGGCGAGCACGTCGAGAAGATTCAGCGGTACAATGAGCTAGCGCGACATGAAGGCGCGAACGTGTTGGTCGATCGTACAGAGCTCGACGCCGCAGAGATCCCGGACGGTCACGAATACGGCCATTGGGTCGGCCCGTTCGTCTACGAGATTGACTACGATTCCGAGCTCCGCTGTCTTCAGGAGGAGTGCTTCGGTCCCCACGTCGCACTACTTGAGTACTCGGGCGATGTCGACCAGGCGATCGACATCCACAACGACACAGACTACGGACTGGCCGGCGCGATAATCAGCGAAGACTACCGCAAGATCCACCAGTTCCGCGACTACGCGGAGATCGGCCTCGCGTACGCGAACCTCCCGTGCATCGGGGCCGAGGTCCACCTCCCGTTCGGCGGCGTCAAGCAATCCGGGAACGGCTATCCGAGCGCCCGGGAAGTCATCGAGGCCGTCACCGAGCGGACCGCGTTCACCCTCAACAACTCCAATGACATCGAAATGGCACAGGGATTATCGGCCGACATCACCACACAGGACAGCTGA
- a CDS encoding winged helix-turn-helix domain-containing protein encodes MTEFDPVPTSDDTQRQWQTGTDTFGRVYDVVLGVTSPTAYTEIAELADCSPNAAKKHLDRLVEMGIARADRDSRPVTYERNEGYLEWQDASRIATELSIEEIIDRVEALESQRTEYEAQFETRDPTAVNVFDHDSHETIHERMTAVSEWQGVIRDIRLYELARQLSQNDGHLIPA; translated from the coding sequence ATGACTGAGTTCGATCCGGTTCCCACGTCCGACGATACTCAGCGACAGTGGCAGACGGGAACAGACACGTTTGGTCGTGTCTACGACGTCGTCCTCGGCGTTACCTCTCCGACTGCCTACACCGAGATCGCTGAGCTTGCGGACTGCTCTCCGAATGCCGCCAAAAAGCATCTCGACCGCTTGGTGGAGATGGGCATCGCTCGAGCCGATAGAGACAGCCGCCCAGTAACATACGAACGAAACGAAGGGTATCTCGAATGGCAGGACGCCAGTCGAATCGCAACCGAACTCTCTATCGAAGAGATCATCGATCGCGTGGAGGCGCTTGAATCCCAGCGAACGGAATATGAAGCGCAGTTCGAGACGAGAGACCCAACGGCTGTCAACGTGTTTGATCACGATAGTCACGAAACCATCCACGAGCGGATGACCGCAGTCAGTGAGTGGCAGGGCGTGATTCGAGATATCCGGCTGTACGAACTTGCTCGCCAGCTCTCCCAGAATGACGGGCATCTGATTCCAGCGTAA
- a CDS encoding response regulator translates to MTSEFDHSEPADILLVEDNPGDIRLTKEAFKDQKIANTLHVVENGVDALDFLFQRNDYADAPRPDLVLLDLNLPRKNGDEVLKELHEDPERRRIPVIILTSSDAEIDIIQSYELCARGYLTKPVDPDEFIDTIRELERFWLSVMRLPTDEDFD, encoded by the coding sequence ATGACGAGCGAGTTCGACCATTCCGAACCGGCTGATATTCTCCTGGTCGAGGACAACCCTGGCGACATTCGGCTAACGAAGGAAGCATTCAAAGACCAGAAGATAGCGAACACTCTCCACGTCGTCGAGAACGGCGTCGATGCTCTCGACTTCCTCTTCCAACGAAATGACTACGCCGACGCACCTCGACCCGATCTCGTGCTATTAGATCTGAACCTCCCCCGCAAGAACGGAGATGAGGTACTCAAAGAGCTTCACGAGGATCCAGAGCGCCGGCGAATTCCAGTCATCATTCTCACAAGCTCGGACGCCGAAATAGACATCATCCAATCCTACGAACTGTGTGCGCGCGGATATCTCACCAAACCAGTTGATCCAGACGAGTTCATCGACACCATTCGAGAGTTAGAGCGATTCTGGCTGTCCGTGATGAGATTGCCCACTGATGAAGATTTTGATTGA
- a CDS encoding TRAM domain-containing protein: MEIPKNLLCLFTAQLEKEADGSYVIEVPAQDVTKGQLEPNEKYRIAVLRTEASPPEDQEEASNTIEQTQGPTESESPVEIGEKRTVEIESIGEQGDGIARIERGYVVIVPDTEVHERVTIEIKNASPNVAFGEVTERHDYYE; the protein is encoded by the coding sequence ATGGAAATCCCGAAAAACTTGCTCTGCCTTTTCACGGCACAGTTAGAAAAAGAAGCGGATGGAAGCTATGTTATCGAAGTACCTGCCCAGGACGTGACGAAAGGCCAGTTGGAACCAAATGAGAAGTATCGTATAGCAGTACTTCGAACAGAGGCTTCTCCGCCAGAAGATCAGGAAGAAGCCTCAAATACAATAGAGCAAACTCAGGGTCCCACAGAATCTGAATCACCTGTCGAAATAGGTGAGAAGCGTACCGTCGAAATAGAAAGTATCGGTGAACAGGGAGACGGTATCGCCCGTATCGAACGAGGATATGTTGTCATCGTCCCAGATACCGAAGTCCATGAGAGAGTGACGATTGAGATCAAAAACGCCAGCCCGAATGTAGCGTTCGGGGAAGTTACTGAGCGCCATGACTACTACGAGTAA
- a CDS encoding HalOD1 output domain-containing protein, which produces MSSERLLFAILDAFETEGLNPDEYQLQRVIDVEALEQLVNSVTESSDLEIRFSIGEYRAFVTQSDVRVTELS; this is translated from the coding sequence ATGAGTAGCGAGAGGCTCCTTTTTGCGATTCTCGACGCATTCGAAACGGAAGGGCTCAATCCGGACGAGTATCAACTGCAGCGAGTGATTGATGTCGAAGCGCTCGAGCAACTCGTGAATTCGGTGACCGAGAGTAGCGATCTTGAAATTCGATTTTCGATTGGAGAGTATCGTGCTTTCGTTACCCAGTCCGACGTACGGGTTACCGAGTTATCGTGA
- a CDS encoding type II toxin-antitoxin system VapC family toxin: MTDTIVFDTEPLIAYLDDEPGSDVVEEWIDRVASGESKGYISPVTKTQVLYVGSRVGFRPEAVRASLERLEELGVTVSDPRECWDGAAMRKDAYPMALGDAYALATADAVNGTLLVGADDDFDNVEEDVVRFREEPA; the protein is encoded by the coding sequence ATGACGGACACGATTGTTTTTGATACAGAACCACTCATTGCGTATTTAGATGATGAGCCGGGAAGTGATGTCGTAGAAGAGTGGATTGATCGAGTTGCGTCTGGAGAGAGTAAGGGATACATCAGTCCTGTAACGAAAACTCAGGTACTATATGTCGGCTCTCGGGTCGGGTTCCGACCTGAAGCTGTCCGGGCAAGTCTCGAGCGGCTCGAAGAGTTGGGTGTTACAGTGTCTGATCCTCGAGAGTGTTGGGACGGTGCAGCTATGCGTAAGGATGCGTATCCAATGGCTCTCGGTGATGCATATGCGCTTGCGACGGCAGACGCTGTCAATGGCACACTTCTCGTCGGAGCCGACGATGATTTCGATAATGTCGAAGAGGACGTTGTGAGGTTCCGAGAAGAGCCAGCGTGA
- a CDS encoding tyrosine-type recombinase/integrase produces MVIQATSDGTTPPATGVSSISGGLAGCPLTLTRLSRPKTVASARSVPVDLSLQLELCPERFTEQYKAFPRSRTAVNRRVNEAAETADIDGRVYPHCLRATAASYHAYQGVAPVPLQALMGWSDLATAQRYIRISGRATADALRQVHRR; encoded by the coding sequence ATGGTAATACAGGCGACTTCTGATGGAACAACGCCACCAGCGACAGGTGTATCGTCAATCAGCGGGGGACTGGCCGGATGTCCGTTGACCTTGACGAGATTGAGCAGGCCGAAGACGGTCGCCTCTGCCCGGTCGGTTCCCGTTGACCTGTCGCTCCAGCTGGAACTGTGTCCGGAACGGTTCACCGAACAGTACAAAGCATTTCCACGGTCACGAACTGCGGTCAACAGACGAGTGAACGAGGCTGCCGAGACCGCAGACATTGATGGGCGAGTGTATCCCCATTGTCTCCGGGCGACTGCTGCCAGCTACCACGCCTATCAAGGAGTCGCACCCGTTCCGCTCCAAGCGCTGATGGGGTGGAGCGACCTGGCGACAGCTCAAAGATACATCCGCATCTCCGGGAGAGCCACTGCTGACGCTCTTCGGCAAGTCCATCGCCGGTGA
- a CDS encoding proline dehydrogenase family protein, with product MIPPIANNFVAGKSSVTALERAAQNREDGLNTILNLLGEHHDDSEEVAADTEAYCSLIDEIGTSAIDACVSVKPSQIGLEIDAEAFETNLRRIVDLAATNDVFIWIDMENSGTTDVTLDTYEALAREYGGGIGVCLQANLRRTREDLARFADVPGKVRLVKGAYDEPESIAYKDKSDVDEAYRTLLEDAFEHREDGIAVGSHDPAMIKYASQLHDEYGTPYEVQMLMGVREDAQRELASEGVDVYQYVPYGSRWLQYFYRRVRERKENVLFALRAITGSSIRNRS from the coding sequence ATGATTCCGCCTATCGCGAACAACTTCGTGGCTGGTAAATCATCAGTGACCGCGCTCGAGCGTGCAGCTCAGAACCGTGAGGACGGCCTCAATACGATTCTGAACCTGCTCGGCGAGCATCACGATGACTCCGAGGAGGTGGCCGCTGACACAGAAGCTTACTGCTCACTGATAGATGAAATCGGTACATCGGCGATTGACGCTTGTGTGTCGGTCAAGCCCTCCCAGATCGGCCTGGAGATTGATGCCGAAGCGTTCGAGACCAATCTACGCCGAATCGTCGATCTGGCCGCCACCAATGACGTGTTCATCTGGATCGACATGGAAAACTCCGGGACAACGGACGTGACCCTAGACACCTACGAGGCCCTCGCTCGGGAGTACGGTGGCGGTATTGGTGTCTGTCTCCAGGCAAACCTCAGGCGGACACGGGAGGACCTCGCGCGCTTCGCCGACGTCCCCGGTAAAGTAAGACTCGTGAAGGGAGCATATGACGAGCCCGAATCGATCGCTTACAAGGACAAGTCCGACGTCGACGAGGCCTATCGTACTCTGCTCGAAGATGCCTTCGAACACCGTGAAGACGGTATCGCAGTCGGAAGCCATGATCCCGCGATGATCAAATACGCCTCCCAACTCCACGACGAGTACGGGACGCCCTACGAAGTCCAGATGCTCATGGGTGTTCGCGAGGACGCCCAGCGGGAGCTAGCATCCGAGGGAGTCGACGTCTACCAGTACGTGCCCTACGGGTCTCGCTGGCTCCAGTACTTTTACCGGCGAGTCCGTGAGCGCAAAGAGAACGTGCTTTTCGCGCTACGGGCTATTACAGGCTCATCCATACGAAACCGTTCCTGA